From Pelagibacterium flavum:
AAAAGCCGCGCGCATCGGAGGAAAACAGCGAATTGGGCTGGTAGCTGGCCGGTTCGGCGGCGGGCATGGGCATGGTCACCGGACGATAGCCGGCGGTCACCGTGGGATCGACGATGGGCGTTAAGGCCGGAGCCTGACCGACATTGGCCAATCGGTCTGTGGTGGCGCAGGCGCCGAGCGTGGAAACGAGCAGCAGGCCCGTTGCGAGTTTGAGAAGTGCATTCATTTCAATTTCCCCGTTGCGTGAACGTCGCCCTTCCCCAAGGGCGACGGGTCGAAAGATCAGAGCCCGGCGAGTTGCTGGGGGCCTGAATAGACTGTGACAGTTCCGTTCTGCGTGGCGATGCCCTGCAGAACCTTGTTGGTCATGGTGTTGAGCACGGAAACCGGCTGGCTCAGGCTGGCGGAGTTGAGCGCCTTGCCCGTTGTGGTGAGGGTGAGGGCGCCTTGCTGGAAGACGACGGTCACCGAGTCGTTGCGCGAGATGATTTCGGGCGCGGCGATGTCGGAGGGCTTGAGCATGACGCCTTCGCGTGTCTGGCGCTGCAGCGCCATGCCCATGATCTCCTCCATTGCCACCAGGCCGGTGGATTCGGCGTAGGCCAGGGGGATCATGCGCATTTCGATGTCGTTGGGACCCAGAATGGTGCCCTGCGGCAGGGTGCGGGTGAGATGGGGTGCGGCGATCATGAGCTGAATCTGGCCGGAAACGTCGAGCGGGCGGTCGATACCAGAAACCTGGAAGCGGGCCGAAAAGCTCGATGAGCCGGGCATATAGCGCAGGATGGTCAGCGATGCGGGCGTGTCGGTATCGGCGGCGATCATGGCCGGCAGCGGCGCATCGAGCGCGATGTCCATTTCCATATCGGCGGTCAGGATGCCCCGTGCGCGCAGATCGTCCGCAATCAAATCGGAAAGCAGGTCCTGGCCGACATCGATGCCGACGCGGGCAACACGGATGCGATCGTAGCCGCCTGGCTCGAAACTTTCGATGCCGGCTGCCTTGACCGCGGCGGCAATGTCCTCGAGCGAGAGAACGCCCGAGGTGCCGGGAGCGGGCGCGCGGAACACTGCCGTTTCGGCAATGAGGCCCGCGTCCTCGAACAGGTCACCCACCGTTACGATGGCGGCGTTGACGGTCACGTCGCCGCGCAGCATGGGCTCGGCCTGCGCCGCGCCGGCAAGCGCGCAAACGGCGATTGCAAATCCTGTGCGTTTGAGAAGCGAAACGATCATCGTCGGTACCCCCTTTTTTTAGAAGTGCTAGCGAAGCTGGGCCGTGGCCTGGAGCATCTGGTCGGCGCCGGAAATCACGCGGGCGTTCATTTCGTAGGCGCGCTGGGCCGAGATCAGATCGGCCATCTCGGTCACCGCGTTCACGTTGGCGCTTTCGAGATACCCCTGAAGCAGGCTGCCCATGCCGTCGGCATCGGGCACGCCGATCTGGGCTTCGCCCGATGCGGCGGTTTCGAGAAACAAATTGTCGCCCATCGATTCCAGGCCCGCCTTGTTGACAAAGCGTGCCATCTGGAACTGGCCGAGCTGGACGGGTTCGGTGCCGCCGTTGAAGAACCCTTCGACAATCCCGTCGCGGCTGATCGAGACCGATGTGGCATCGGCCGGAATGATGATGCCGGGCTCGACCTCATAGCCGTCCACGGTCACCAGCATGCCCGCGGAATCGCGCTCGAAGGTGCCGTCGCGGGTATAGGCGGTGCGCCCGTCGGGCAGGTTGACGATGAAATAGCCCTCGCCACGGATGGCGACGTCGTTTTCCTTTTCGGTCGGCGCCACATTGCCCTGGCTCATGATGCGGGCGGTGGCCGAAACGCGGACGCCCGAGCCGATTTCGATGCCGACCGGAACCTGCGTTCCAGCTTCCGAAGTCGATGCGCCGGCCCGGCGATAGGACTGGTAGAGCAGATCCTGGAATTCGGCGCGCTGGCGCTTGAAGCCGGTGGTGCGCATGTTGGCGATGTTGTTGGAGATGACTTCGACATTGCGCTCCTGGGCGGCCATGCCGGTCGATGCGATGTAGAGGGCTTTCATCCGTCTTGCTCCTTTTAGTGGTCGCGCTTCCGAACCGAAAAAGTGGTGTCCACTTTTTCTGGAAGCCCTCGTTAGGCCTGAGTGTCGCCAAGGCGCTGGATGGCGCTGCGGCGCAATTCGTCTTGCTTGTTCATGAGGTCGGCGAGCGAGGAATAGGCCCGCGTCACCCGGATCATTTCGGTCATTTCGCCCACGCCCGAGACGTTGGAGCGCTCGAGAGCGCCCTGAACCACACGGGTCGTCGAAACGGGCAGCGGCGTGCCGCCGGCAAACATCGTGTCGCCGGTACGGGTCAGCGCCTGCGGGTTCTCGAATTCGACGATTGCGAGCTTGCCCTTGTTGCCGGCGCTCGAGGTGATCTCGCCCTCGGCGGTAATGGCGATATCTGTTTCGTCGGCGCCAAAGACGATGGGGTTGCCGCCATCGGAAAGCACCGGAAAGCCGTTCTGGGTGACCAGCGTGCCGTCGGACGCAATCTCGAGGGCGCCGTTGCGGCTGTAGCGCGTGCCCTCGGGGGCCGCGACGCTCAAGAAGCCCTCGCCGGACAACGCGACGTCGAGCGGGTTGCCGGTCTGGGTCATGCTGCCTGCGGCCAGATCGTGCATGGTCGCCCAGTCCTGGACGTAGGAAAGCTGCTGGCTGCCGCTCGGGAAGCTGCGGTCGGAGGCGACCGGCATCACGTATTCCTCGAACAGGATCGCCTCGGCCTTGAAGCCGGTCGAGTTGATGTTGGCCAGATTGTTGGCCACCACATCCATCTGCCGCTGGAGCGCCATCTGGCGCGACAGTCCGATCAGTTGCGCGTTCTCGATCATGCGCGTTTCCCCGTTAACACCTTTTGAGAACCCTGCCTCCCCAGGCCGAGCGTCTCGCAGATGACAATGCAGGGAGCGTGCCAACTCCATAAATTGTTATAAAACAATGTATTAGCTTGGCGGGGTGTTATCGGCTTCCCGGTTAGGGTTTGCCGATGGGGAAAAATCTACCCGGCAATACTTGCCGCCCTTAGGTAAATCGTAACCTTTCGTTAACCCTGTCTGGATTAGCTGTGGGCAAGGAAAAAGCGCTG
This genomic window contains:
- the flgF gene encoding flagellar basal-body rod protein FlgF, with the protein product MIENAQLIGLSRQMALQRQMDVVANNLANINSTGFKAEAILFEEYVMPVASDRSFPSGSQQLSYVQDWATMHDLAAGSMTQTGNPLDVALSGEGFLSVAAPEGTRYSRNGALEIASDGTLVTQNGFPVLSDGGNPIVFGADETDIAITAEGEITSSAGNKGKLAIVEFENPQALTRTGDTMFAGGTPLPVSTTRVVQGALERSNVSGVGEMTEMIRVTRAYSSLADLMNKQDELRRSAIQRLGDTQA
- the flgG gene encoding flagellar basal-body rod protein FlgG — its product is MKALYIASTGMAAQERNVEVISNNIANMRTTGFKRQRAEFQDLLYQSYRRAGASTSEAGTQVPVGIEIGSGVRVSATARIMSQGNVAPTEKENDVAIRGEGYFIVNLPDGRTAYTRDGTFERDSAGMLVTVDGYEVEPGIIIPADATSVSISRDGIVEGFFNGGTEPVQLGQFQMARFVNKAGLESMGDNLFLETAASGEAQIGVPDADGMGSLLQGYLESANVNAVTEMADLISAQRAYEMNARVISGADQMLQATAQLR
- the flgA gene encoding flagellar basal body P-ring formation chaperone FlgA, producing the protein MIVSLLKRTGFAIAVCALAGAAQAEPMLRGDVTVNAAIVTVGDLFEDAGLIAETAVFRAPAPGTSGVLSLEDIAAAVKAAGIESFEPGGYDRIRVARVGIDVGQDLLSDLIADDLRARGILTADMEMDIALDAPLPAMIAADTDTPASLTILRYMPGSSSFSARFQVSGIDRPLDVSGQIQLMIAAPHLTRTLPQGTILGPNDIEMRMIPLAYAESTGLVAMEEIMGMALQRQTREGVMLKPSDIAAPEIISRNDSVTVVFQQGALTLTTTGKALNSASLSQPVSVLNTMTNKVLQGIATQNGTVTVYSGPQQLAGL